GGGGTGAAGGGAGCAGGAAAAAGACCTTTGGGTCGTTGATCCTGGGATTGTATGATAATTCAGAACCGGTATTTATGGGGAAAGTGGGGACCGGATTTACACAGCATTTTATGGAAGATCTGATACAGAAACTGGATGAACTGCAGGTAGAGGAAAAGACCCTTGAGGGTGTGGATGAAGACCGGGAGGTCGTCTGGGTACAGCCCCGCATTGTATGTGCGGTGAGCTATCAGACATTGACCAGGGAAGGAAGGCTGTGCATTCCTGTATTCAAGGGTCTCAGGGAGGACAAGCAGCCTCAGGAATGCACCATCGACCAGATAGGACTACCTTTAAAGGAATACACTGTGAAACGGGATTTCAGCAAGACCCCTGAGCCTGCAGCCAGTGGAAACCAGACCATCGGCAAATCATTCGTGATCCATGAACATCATGCCCGCAGGCTTCACTATGACCTGCGGCTGGAGAAGGATGGGGTACTGAAAAGCTGGGCTGTTCCCAAAGGTCCCCCTGAATCGCCGGGAGAAAAACACCTGGCTGTCCAGGTGGAGGACCATCCATTGGAGTACGGCACCTTTGAAGGAACCATCCCTGAAGGACAGTATGGAGCAGGGACCGTGAAGATCTGGGACAAAGGATTCTACGAGCCCCTTGTGTGGGATGACAACAAGATCGAGATCCTGATGAAAGGGGATCGGCTGGATGGCAGGTATGTGCTGGTGAGATTTAAAAAGGCTGGTGAGAACAACTGGCTGTTCTTTAAGGCAGGTGATTGAGATGGATAAACTCCATATCGGGACCATGGGCTGGAGCTATGATTTCTGGAAAGGTGAAGGGATTCCTGGATGATTCTGTTGAGGTATATGGGTATTTCAGCAAGAACTATTCTGGTTACCCGCCCGGGGATGTCCGGAGATTATTAGTACATTATTGATAATTGCGATGGTACAAATATATAGAAATCAACAAAACTATATAGTTTATATAAATAAGATGGTTAATTGAGGCTTATCATTTGAGTACGATAATTAAAACAGAAGATTTCAACCTGGATTATACATTGGACTGCGGCCAGGTATTCAGGTGGCAGCGCAGCGATGAGGGGTGGATTGGTGTAGTAGGAGGCCATATTGTAATAGCAAGACAGAAAGCTGAAGTGCTTATAGTCGATTCTGACCTCACTCGGGACAGGATAATCCACTATTTCCGGCTGGATGATGATATGCAGGACATCTATTCTCAGATAAATAAGGATCCTATCATGGATGAGCTAATTCAACGTTTCCGTGGATTAAGGTTAATCAGGCAGGAACCCTGGGAATGCCTCATATCCTACATGGCGTCCAGCTGCAAGTCCATACCAAATATCAAGGATTCAATTTCCAATCTTTGCAGATCATACGGGGAAGACCTTGGTGGGTATTATTCATTCCCTACTGCCCAAACACTGGCACAAACCACCGAGTCCCAACTCAGGAAAACCAAACTTGGTTTTCGTGCAGTGAATATATTAGAAGTTGCACGGCGGGTTGAAGCGGGAGATCTTGATATGGAAACACTTTTCAGCCTGGATTATAAGCAGGCCAGGGAGATGTTAATGGGAATAAGGGGCATTGGGGTAAAAATTGCTGATTGTGTTTTGCTGTTTGCTTATGATAAGATGGGAGCTTTTCCTGCTGATACCCATATTCTTTCCATAATGGATGAACATTATAACCAATACCTAAAAGGACCTAAGAACAGGATGAACAGTATTATTGGAGAATTTGCCCGCGATTATTTCGGACATTATGCCGGGTATGCTCAACAATATCTGTATTATTCCAGGATTGCCGACGACCCCGGACTTCCTGTGTGTTAAGGCTTACAGAAAATGTTAATTATTACTCCAACTATCTTTTGTTTAAGAGTAGAAGATCAATATATTTCCAAAATCTTCTTTAGCCACGAATATGGGGGAGTTAATAGCATGGAATATGAAACGTTAGCTTCGGATGAATCAGTAGAACGAACAAAACAGGCAGCGGAAAGCCGGAATATTCACATCGAATATGTAAGCAGTAAAGACGATGCTTTAATAATGGTACAAAATCTCATTCCTGCCGGGGCACGTGTCATGACCGGTGGCTCAGAGACCCTGCAGGAGATCGGATTTATTGATCTTTTGAAATCAGGGAACCATCCCTGGAACAACCTGAAGGATAAGATCATGGCTGAAAAGGATGAGGCCAGACAGGCAGAACTCCGGGCACAAAGCGTGCTGTCAGAATATTTCCTGGGGAGCATCCACGCCATTTCAGAGACGGGCGAACTGGTTTTTGCAAGTGCCACCGGCAGCCAGCTTCCATCCTATGCGTATACCAGCAGGAATGTAATATGGGTCGCCGGGACCCAGAAGATCGTACCCACTCTGGCCGATGCCATACAGCGGGTGGAAGAGTATGTCTTTCCACGGGAAGATGCCAGGATGAAAAGCGAGGGATATTCTGGAAGTGTTATCGGAAAACTATT
This region of Methanosarcinales archaeon genomic DNA includes:
- a CDS encoding DNA-3-methyladenine glycosylase 2 family protein, which encodes MIKTEDFNLDYTLDCGQVFRWQRSDEGWIGVVGGHIVIARQKAEVLIVDSDLTRDRIIHYFRLDDDMQDIYSQINKDPIMDELIQRFRGLRLIRQEPWECLISYMASSCKSIPNIKDSISNLCRSYGEDLGGYYSFPTAQTLAQTTESQLRKTKLGFRAVNILEVARRVEAGDLDMETLFSLDYKQAREMLMGIRGIGVKIADCVLLFAYDKMGAFPADTHILSIMDEHYNQYLKGPKNRMNSIIGEFARDYFGHYAGYAQQYLYYSRIADDPGLPVC
- a CDS encoding lactate utilization protein, encoding MEYETLASDESVERTKQAAESRNIHIEYVSSKDDALIMVQNLIPAGARVMTGGSETLQEIGFIDLLKSGNHPWNNLKDKIMAEKDEARQAELRAQSVLSEYFLGSIHAISETGELVFASATGSQLPSYAYTSRNVIWVAGTQKIVPTLADAIQRVEEYVFPREDARMKSEGYSGSVIGKLLILKFEMDSHRNLKLILVPEKLGF